The following is a genomic window from Petrotoga sp. 9PWA.NaAc.5.4.
TTATTTGGCGATGCTATAAGAGATGCTTTAGATCCAAGAGCTTTAGGAATATAATTAAATTTGAGAAAAACACTCTCAAAACTTTTTAGAGAGTGTTTTTTAAAGTTCTATGAAATTTTTTTCATTATTTAGCAATAAACAGTAATATTTTTATATAAATGCTGTTAATCAAATTTTTCGCGCTTGACAAAGAGTCTTAAAAACTATTATAATATAGATATATAGTTTTAACTTGCTTAAATTACAGTTCTAAGGTTGAAAAATGTTTGATTTTTTAGATTCTTATTAATGAATAAAAGTAATAATTGTTAAGAAATTTGTGACACAAATTTAGACACTTTAGAAAGGAAGAAGTTTGAAAAATAAGGTTTTAAATTTGTAATTAGGTTGAAGAGGTGTTTTAAAGACAGTAACGTAAATTGTAAAGGAGGGGTATTATGAAGAAAGTAAGTGTTCTTTGCGTGATGTTGGTGGTATTATTTTCTGCGGTTGTTTTTGCAGAAAAAGGTCCTATGCCTGACAAGGTGTATTTTGATGTTAGGATGCAACAAGAAGTTGCGGTTCGGGATGTTGCTGCAGGAAATCTTGATATATATATGAATTCAGTTCCAGCATCTATTATGAATTCTTTGCCTCAGTCCATCTTGAATAATTTGGAAGTTTATTCTGTTCCATCTGGTTCGTGGTCCTTACTTTTTAACCCCGTTCCTAACGAGCCTCCTTATACTGTGAAAATTGGAAATAAAGAATATTTTAATCCTTTAGCTATACAAGAAGTAAGATTTGCTATGAACTTTTTGATAAATAGACAGTATATTGTAGATGAGATTCAACAAGGTGCAGGAGGTCCAATGTTTACTGTGGCAACTCCGGGTCAGCCTGGAACCCAGCCTTACATAGAGATAGCTGCTAATATGGGATTAACACCTGAAGGAAATCAAGAATTAGCTCTTGAAATGATAGAAGAGGCCATGACGAAAGCGGCTAATTTGCCAGAAAACCGAGGAAGGTTAATAAAACAAGGCCAATGGTGGACATTTGATGGAGAACCTGTAACGTTGAAATTCTTGATTCGTGTTGATGATCCTGAAGGAAGATTAAAATCTGGAAGATACATTGCCGATCAGATAGAAAAAGCTGGAATAAAAGTGGAAAGATTGGAAAGGGATAGGAGCGCTATTACAACAGCTTATTATTCAAATCCAGCTGATCTTGAATGGCATATTTATACAGAAGGCTGGGGAGCAGGAGCAACAAGAAAGTATTGGCACCATATTGTATCTCAAATGTATGCTCCATGGTATGCTAATATGCCAGGTGGAGGAGATCCTGCTCACTGGAATTATGTGCACGAAGAAATCGATAATTTAACTCTAAAGGTCTATAGTGGTAACTTTTCTACAGAAGAAGAGTACTGGGATGCGATTTTAAGAGCGACAGAGTTAGGTTTGGAAGATTCTGTAAGAATATATATTTCATATCAGCAAGATTATTATGTAGCGAACAAAAATAATTACAATAGAAGAGTGGTTTATGGATTAGGTGATGGCTTGAATCAGTGGTCTATTATAACCTCAGATACTAAAAATAGAGAATTAAGGGTAACTCAATATTCTGCTCAAGGTGTTTTATTTATGAGTGCGTGGGATCCAGTAGGAACAAACGGATTCAACGATACTTTTTCCATAAATATTGCTTCCACCATGTACGATTATGGGATGTTTGAGAGTCCGGCTTCTGCTGATATTACACCTGCAAAGATTATTCCAAGATTAGATACTTTGGATACAAAATTTGAGTTAGGCGAAGATGGAGAACTAGTTGGATTGATAGAGGTTCCGGAAGATGCTATCAAATTTGATCCATTCACCAAGCAATGGGTGAATGTTGGTCCTGGATTAACTTCTATAAGTGTTTGTACATATGATATTGTATACGGTGTTTGGAATAATGGTGTTTCAGAAAGTTTGGCAGATTATATGTTTGGACCTGCTTATGCATGGGATCTTTCAGTTGACTCTGGAAGTGGTGATACAAGGTATGATCCAACTTATTCGACAAGTATGATGCCAACATTAGAAGTTGAAGTTGCAAGAAAGCTTAACCCAGATGGTTCTATAACGGTATGGTTCAATTATAATTTCCCTGTTGATCATATGTATCTTGCTTCATGGGGTGCCCCATGGTGGAATGTATCTGCTTCTAATCAACCTGTAGGAGTTTCATGGGAAATAGTTGAAGCTTTGACAAGATTAGTTGAAAAGGGAGGAGCTTCAGGGAGACAGTATACTTTCTCTGCAACTTCGGCAGGAGGGAATGTTTATGAAGTAGATGTTATAGAACCAGTATGTGTTGGTGATATAAAAGTTGAATTGCAAAAAATGATTGATGAAAAGTATGTTCCAGTTTATATAAAAGATTATGTGACTCCCGAAGAAGCCGTTGAAAGATATAGAACTTCTCTTAATTTTATTAACAAGCATAACCATGCTTATATAGGGAACGGGCCATTTCTGATGGAAAGATACGATCCCGTTGGAAGATTCGTTGAATTAACAGCAGTAAGAGATGAACGATATCCTTTTGAACGTGGTTATTGGAATGAATATTTTGAGACCACAAGATTGAATATTGATGGAATAGATTTAGCTTTTGCAGCTCTTGCTGCTATTGATTTACCAGTGTATATACATGTATCTGAAGTTCTTTACCCTTACGATACAGCTACTCCTGCAGAAGGAGGAAACGTTGAAGTTGCATTGATAGCCCTTGGTAATAAATGGACTTTTAAAGCAGAACCTGAAGCAGCAGGCTTGTTCTTGGCGACAATTCCATCAAGCGTTCTTATGACTTTAGAACCAGGTACTTATTCAGTAGTTGTTACAGCAACATCTGAAGGAGCAATACCTTCAACATATTCAACATCGATAATTGTTTATTAAAAGTTAATCTCTTTGAAATAAAATATAGCAATCATTTACAGGCGTCCCCTTAAAAGGGGAGGCCTGTATTTATGGTAATTATAGAAGTTAAGATGAAGAGGTGGTCAATTTTATGTATTGGAGATACGCTATAAAAAGAATTCTTATGGGAATACTAATTTATGTAATCATTATTTTTATATATTCTATTCTTTTCAATACAGTTATGGAAGAAACTCTGAATGGTCAGATAATAGAGATTGTCAACGGAGAAATGCTCAAAATGTCACAAGTTGGAACAGATCCAGAATATTTGTTACAGTATAGGCAAATCAGGATCAAAGAATTAAGAACTTTGTATCATTTAGACGATCCTCTTCCCAGTAGAATCTTTTGGAGGGCTATAAATACATTAACTTTTAATTATGGCAATTCTACAATAATGAGGTCTTTCAAAGGAGAGACAGATGTTCTTGCTATAGTTTTAGAAAGAATTCCTTATACTTTGCTTCTTTTTACCGTTGCTATATTAATTGATATAGTTGTTGGAGTGTCTCTCGGAATAAAAAAAGCTCAAAGGGCAGGAAAATTAATGGACCAAACTACTTCAATTATAACAATGGTAGTGTATGGTTTGCCAAGTTGGTGGTTTGGAATGGTGATGATTATGTTGTTTGCTTTTACTATTCCCATTTTCCCATCGGGTGGATTCAATAGTGTTCCACCTCCTAATACATTTTTGGCAAGAGTTGTAGATACTTTATATCACCTCGCTCTTCCTGTAATAACTTTAGTTTTCATAGGTTTTTGGGGAAGGGCATACTTAACAAGAAATATCGTTTTAGGAAATTTGCAAGAAGATTTTATAATGTCCGCCAGGGCAAGAGGTATACCTGAAAGGTCTGTTTTATATGGACATGCTATGAGAACTTCTGCACCTCCCATTCTTACCATGTCTTTGTTGTCTTTGTTAGCCTCCTTTAATGGAGCTCTTGTCTTCGAAGGTATATTCAGTTGGCCGGGTATGGGCAGTTTATATTGGGCAGCTGTTCAACAAAATGATATTCCTGTTTTATTGGGTAACCTATCAATAACAACAGCTATTTATATAGGGGGTATCGTGGTTTTAGATTTAATCTATGGATTTCTTGATCCAAGAATAAAAGTAGGTGGAAAAGCGTGAAAAAAAATAAATCAATTAATGGTCCACTTAGAGATTTTTGGAATGAATTTAAGCAATATAAGTATGGTGTTGTAGGAATTATTTTTCTCATAGTTTTTATTATTCTAGTGGTTTTTGAAAGATTTTTGGTTCCTTTCCCAGAAGCATCAAGTAGATGGAGAGATATTACCTACTGGGAAGATAATCCAAGAAGTGTGCCTCCTGTTTGGATTAATTTCTTCACTTCAAAAGATTATACACCTACCGTCTACTTTGAAGATTTAGAATTTGCAGAAAATCAGCTTGCTCCAACTATAACGGCAATGAATTATGTTTTAGAATATGAATATGATTACGATATTCCTCCTGTTGATATGATTTTGAGAGGTAGATATCAAGGTAACTTTACTGCTAACATCGTTGTCGAAAGACCTGATGGAACTACTGTAAATTTAGTGAATAAAAATTTTACTGCACCTACTATGAGAGATTTTCGTATTTCTTTGGTCAATGAAGCACAAAACAGTGTAAGAAATTTTGCAAGAAGATATCAACCCAATGTTCCACAAAATATTAGTATTTTTAGCATTTTATTTTCACAAGCCAACGAAAATATTATATCAAGTCCTCAGCCTTTAAAGGGGACATATAAATTTAATATAAACTTGATTAAAACTTCTTCCAATACTGTTATTGAAGAACCTATATTTATTGTTTCTGGCAGTGCTTCTGGTTTATTAGGAACAGATAACTCTAAAAGAGATATTTGGAGTGGTTTAGTTGCTGGACTAAAGTGGGCTTTGTTTATAGGACTTTTTACTTCTGCCATTTCTGTAGGAGTTGGAGTGATTTATGGTGTTGTATCTGCTTATTATGGAGGTATAGTCGATTCGATTATGCAAAGAATATGGGAAGTATTTATAAATATTCCATTGTTACCGGTTTTAATTGTGTTATCCGCTATATTCCAACCGAGCATTTGGACATTGATAATTATGATGTGTTTGTTTTTCTGGGTTGGACCTGTTAAGACCGTTAGAAGTATGGCTTTGCAAATAAAAGAAGAGACATTCGTAGAAGCTGCAAAAGCTTTAGGAGCCTCTAATTCACGAATAATTTTTAGACATATAGTTCCTATGCTTATACCTTATGCTTTTGCAAGTATGGCATTAAATGTACCGAGTGCTATAGTATACGAAGCTACAGTTAGTTTGTTAGGATTGGGTGATGCTTCAATAGTAACATGGGGTCAGATTCTACATGATGCTTTTAGCGGTGGTGCTGTTATAAGTGGTTATTGGTGGTGGATAGTCCCGCCAGGAATAGCGATTGCCCTTGTTGGAATGACTTTCGCATTTTTAGGTTTTGCGATGGATACTATCCTAAATCCAAAATTAAGAACGAGGTAGATAAATATGAATGATGTTTTAACAGTCAATAATTTAAAAGTTTATTATTTTACCCGAAAGGGAGTCGTTAAAGGATTGGATGATGTAAGTTTTTCTCTCAGAAATGGAGAAACGTTGGGTTTAGTAGGAGAGTCTGGTTGCGGTAAAAGTACTTTGGGGATGGGTTTATTAAGAATGCCCAATCCTCCCGGAAAGATTGTTGGAGGAGAAATTATTATAGATAATGAAAATATCGTTCCTTTAAAAGAAAGTGAAGTAAGAAAAAGAATAAGATGGAATAAGATATCTATGGTATTTCAAGGAGCTATGAACAGTCTAACACCTGTTTATACAATAAAAAAACAGATGATAGAAACCCTTCAAAATCATAAAGAGATGGAAGAAGAAGAAGCAATTAAAATTATAAAGAAGTATCTTAATCATGTAGGTTTGTCTGAAGATATTTTAAGAAGATATCCTCACGAACTTTCTGGTGGGATGAAACAACGTGTTGTAATTGCGATGGCTTTGTTTTTGGAACCAAAAATAATCATCGCTGATGAACCCACAACTGCCTTGGATGTTGTTGTCCAGGCACAGATAATAAATCTTTTAAAAACTTTGAAGAAAGAACTTAATCTTTCCTTTATTTTTATAACCCATGATTTAGCTACAGAAGCTGAAGTTTCTGATAGAATAATGGTTATGTATGCCGGAAAAACTGCTGAAATAGGAACAAATTACCAAATTTATGGGCCCCAAGGTCCTGCACATCCATATACAAAAGGTTTGCTATCTTCTACTCCCAGATTGCATCAAAAAGTAGAAGAGTTAGATTTTATACCTGGTGTGCCACCCGATCTTCTAAATCCTCCAACTGGATGTAGATTCCATCTTCGTTGTCCGGTTGCTTTTGATAAGTGTAAAATGAAAGAACCACCTTTAAAAGAGATAGAGCCTGAGCATTTTGTTGCTTGTTGGAGGTGTTATGAAGATGAATGATGAAATAATATTGAGTGTAAAGAATTTAAAAAAATGGTTTCCTCTGAGAAGAACCATTAAAGAATTTTTTTCTGGAGATAGAAGATGGGTAAGAGCTGTCGATGGGGTAAGTTTTGATGTGAAAAGAGGAGAAATATTTTCTTTGATAGGAGAATCTGGATGTGGTAAAACAACGACAGGAAGGTTGATAATGAAATTGGAAGAAGCAACAGATGGAGAAATAATATTCAAAAATGAAAATATAATTTCTTTTTCAACTTTGGAAAAAATCAAAGCATACAAAGAACAAGTTCAAATGATTTTTCAAGATCCATATGCCTCAATGAATCCAAGGTTTAAGATAAGGGATGTTTTATCTGAACCTTTGATAATTCATAAAAAAGCTAAAACCTTAGAAGAGAGAGAAAATTTGGTAAGAAAAACGCTTGAAGAAGTAAAACTTATTCCTCCAGAAGAATTTATGGATAGATATCCTCACATGTTAAGTGGCGGTCAAAGGCAGAGAGTTGCAACTGCAAGAACCTTGATATTATCACCAGAATTAATAGTGGCAGATGAGCCCGTTTCTATGATAGATTTGTCAACGAGAGCGGAAATTTTACACATGATGAAAGAAGTTCAAAAAAATTTACAACTAACATATATTTATATAACTCATGATTTATCTACAGCAAGATACTTTTGCGATAGAATAGCTGTTATGTATCTTGGAAAAATAGTTGAATTAGGTAATGCAGACGAAATAATTGAAAATCCTTTACACCCTTACACTAAAGCTCTTATAGAAGCCGTACCAGAACCTTTACCTGGTAAAGAGAATCAGATTAAAGAGATCCCAATAAAAGGGGAAGTGCCATCTGCTGCAAATGTGCCTAAAGGATGCAGATTTCATCCAAGATGTATCTATGCCCAGCCGAAATGCTATGAAAGTGTAGAAGACCCTGAGCTTGTAGAAGATTCTAATGGACATTTTGTTGCCTGTTATAGGTATAAAGAAATTAATACTGTTCCAGAAAAGGCTAATAGGTAGGAATAAAAATATCCCCACGATTACTAATCGTGGGGATATTTTTAGATATTTTCTAAGGCAATTTTAGTCCAACCTTCTAAATTTACGTATGGCATTTGTAGTATTTCTTCTTTTTTAAGCCACTTACTTTGAAAGTTTTCTACTTCTTTGATTTCAGCATGTTCAACAAACCCTATAAATAAAATTCCTAAATGTACGTTTGATACTTCTTCAGAGTCATCGTTTATTATTCCTTTATAAATATATTTTGAATTTGAAGTAAGCCATAACTCTTCGTTGATTTCTCTATCCATGCCGTTGAAGAACGTTTGTTCTTTAGAGATTCCTATATCATTTTTGTTTATGTGTCCACCAATACCAATAGAGATCTTATTGTGTAGTCGCTTTTCTCCTTGATTTTGAGTTCTTTTCAGGACTAAAATCTTATTTTCTTTATTCTTAAAAACAACGTATGGGATTATTTGCCTAAAATTGTTATCACTTTCTATTTTATTTCTCTCATAAAAATTTCCGTATTCTAAAATTTTTCCAAAATCAGAAAATTTTATCTTTATAAAGTTTTTAAAATCTGCATTTATTTTTTCGTTTATTATTCTGTTTGAGACCGCCAAAATTTGTTCATTCATTCTATAATCTCCAACGTAATATTATCGTTTGTATAAATACATATTTCTCCAGCTATTTTCAAAGATTGTTTTGCAATTTCTTCGGCATCCAACTCTGTATTTCTCAAAAGAGCCATAGCTGCCGCGTAAGCATAAGGTCCACCAGAACCTATAGCTATCGCATTCTCTTGTGGCTCCATAACTTCGCCATTTCCAGAAATTAATAACATATTTTCTTTGTCAGCAACAAGTAATAGAGCTTCTAACCTTCTTAAAGCTTTATCCATTCTCCATTCTTTTGTTAAATCAACTGCTGCTTTCATCAAATTACCATGAGATGCTTTATATTTTCCTTCAAATCTTTCATATAAAGCTAAAGCATCCGCGACAGAACCAGCGAACCCTGATATTACTTTTCCATCGCCTATTCTTCTAACCTTTTTTGCGTTTCCTTTGAAGACAGTTTCGCCCATTGTTACTTGGCCATCTCCACCTATGACAGTTTTACCATTTTTTTTAACACCTATTATTGTCGTTCCATTAAATTGCATCTAAAAAACCTCCTTAGCACATTTTGATTACTTACTTTAGAAATTTTAAAACTTAGTTTTTCAAAAATACCTCCTAAACTCTAATCCTAACAGAATATGAATTTCTTTAATTTTTTCGCTATGTGTAGCTAAGAAGAGAGGGGAGGGCTCTGCCCTGGACCCGCTATAAATTCAAAATTCTATTTTTAGAAAATTCTCATTTCTAAAGTCCCTGCTTCTTTTCTAATAATTCTAAGTTCTAATCCTTACTAATCCCTAATTTTTTTTACCTTTTTCGGTACTTGTACCGAAGGAAGGGGGAGAGGGCTCTGCCCTGGACCCGCTATAAATTCAAAATTCTATTTTTAGAAAATTCTCATTTCTAAAGTCCCTGCTTTTTTTCTAATAATTCTAAGTTCTAATCCTTACTAATCCCTAATTTTTTACCTTTTTCGGTACTTGTACCGAAGGAAGGGGGAGAGGGCTCCGCCCTGACCCCATTATAAATTCAAGATGTTATTTTCTAAAAAATATCATTTCTAAAGTCCTTATAAATTAACTCACTATTTTGATAGCTCATGTTTTAGTAGATATTGTGATTTTGAAGAATAATCCTTATTAAATCGTCAAAAGTAATTCCAACAGCTTTAGCAGAAGTTGGAAGATCGCTTAAATCTGTTAAGCCAGGAACAGTGTTAACTTCAAGCACATAAATTTCATTCTCTGTGAGGATTGCATCTATTCTTAACATATCTTTGAACTGTAGTAAGTTTAAAATAGTTTTTCCTATATTTTCAATTTTATTTAGTATTTTTTCTGGTGTATGTTTCCACGGTATTAGAGTAGTTAATCCTTCAGTATACTTTGCTTCATAATCATAAAATTCTTTCTTTGGAATAATTTCAAGTATAGGTAACAGTACGAAATCTTCTTTTTTTTGAATGTAAGATATGGTTATCTCAGTACCTTTTATGTATTTTTGTATCAAGATTTCATGAAATTCTTTTAAATTCTGATTTAAGTATCTTTCATATTCTTCTTTATTATGAATAATAAAAACACCTTTACTTGAACCACTCTTTCTTGGTTTAATAATTAAGGGAAATTCAAAAGGATTATTTATAAATTTTGTTGTATATATTGTTTCGGGCATG
Proteins encoded in this region:
- a CDS encoding ABC transporter ATP-binding protein, with translation MNDVLTVNNLKVYYFTRKGVVKGLDDVSFSLRNGETLGLVGESGCGKSTLGMGLLRMPNPPGKIVGGEIIIDNENIVPLKESEVRKRIRWNKISMVFQGAMNSLTPVYTIKKQMIETLQNHKEMEEEEAIKIIKKYLNHVGLSEDILRRYPHELSGGMKQRVVIAMALFLEPKIIIADEPTTALDVVVQAQIINLLKTLKKELNLSFIFITHDLATEAEVSDRIMVMYAGKTAEIGTNYQIYGPQGPAHPYTKGLLSSTPRLHQKVEELDFIPGVPPDLLNPPTGCRFHLRCPVAFDKCKMKEPPLKEIEPEHFVACWRCYEDE
- a CDS encoding ABC transporter substrate-binding protein translates to MKKVSVLCVMLVVLFSAVVFAEKGPMPDKVYFDVRMQQEVAVRDVAAGNLDIYMNSVPASIMNSLPQSILNNLEVYSVPSGSWSLLFNPVPNEPPYTVKIGNKEYFNPLAIQEVRFAMNFLINRQYIVDEIQQGAGGPMFTVATPGQPGTQPYIEIAANMGLTPEGNQELALEMIEEAMTKAANLPENRGRLIKQGQWWTFDGEPVTLKFLIRVDDPEGRLKSGRYIADQIEKAGIKVERLERDRSAITTAYYSNPADLEWHIYTEGWGAGATRKYWHHIVSQMYAPWYANMPGGGDPAHWNYVHEEIDNLTLKVYSGNFSTEEEYWDAILRATELGLEDSVRIYISYQQDYYVANKNNYNRRVVYGLGDGLNQWSIITSDTKNRELRVTQYSAQGVLFMSAWDPVGTNGFNDTFSINIASTMYDYGMFESPASADITPAKIIPRLDTLDTKFELGEDGELVGLIEVPEDAIKFDPFTKQWVNVGPGLTSISVCTYDIVYGVWNNGVSESLADYMFGPAYAWDLSVDSGSGDTRYDPTYSTSMMPTLEVEVARKLNPDGSITVWFNYNFPVDHMYLASWGAPWWNVSASNQPVGVSWEIVEALTRLVEKGGASGRQYTFSATSAGGNVYEVDVIEPVCVGDIKVELQKMIDEKYVPVYIKDYVTPEEAVERYRTSLNFINKHNHAYIGNGPFLMERYDPVGRFVELTAVRDERYPFERGYWNEYFETTRLNIDGIDLAFAALAAIDLPVYIHVSEVLYPYDTATPAEGGNVEVALIALGNKWTFKAEPEAAGLFLATIPSSVLMTLEPGTYSVVVTATSEGAIPSTYSTSIIVY
- a CDS encoding ABC transporter permease, which translates into the protein MYWRYAIKRILMGILIYVIIIFIYSILFNTVMEETLNGQIIEIVNGEMLKMSQVGTDPEYLLQYRQIRIKELRTLYHLDDPLPSRIFWRAINTLTFNYGNSTIMRSFKGETDVLAIVLERIPYTLLLFTVAILIDIVVGVSLGIKKAQRAGKLMDQTTSIITMVVYGLPSWWFGMVMIMLFAFTIPIFPSGGFNSVPPPNTFLARVVDTLYHLALPVITLVFIGFWGRAYLTRNIVLGNLQEDFIMSARARGIPERSVLYGHAMRTSAPPILTMSLLSLLASFNGALVFEGIFSWPGMGSLYWAAVQQNDIPVLLGNLSITTAIYIGGIVVLDLIYGFLDPRIKVGGKA
- a CDS encoding ABC transporter ATP-binding protein; protein product: MNDEIILSVKNLKKWFPLRRTIKEFFSGDRRWVRAVDGVSFDVKRGEIFSLIGESGCGKTTTGRLIMKLEEATDGEIIFKNENIISFSTLEKIKAYKEQVQMIFQDPYASMNPRFKIRDVLSEPLIIHKKAKTLEERENLVRKTLEEVKLIPPEEFMDRYPHMLSGGQRQRVATARTLILSPELIVADEPVSMIDLSTRAEILHMMKEVQKNLQLTYIYITHDLSTARYFCDRIAVMYLGKIVELGNADEIIENPLHPYTKALIEAVPEPLPGKENQIKEIPIKGEVPSAANVPKGCRFHPRCIYAQPKCYESVEDPELVEDSNGHFVACYRYKEINTVPEKANR
- a CDS encoding ATP-grasp domain-containing protein, translating into MNIPIIAGGKSLEREISFKSAENIFKSLKILGHNPIIIDLIENNFIEKIQNYKFVFNIVHGDYGEDGRLASLLEFLEIDYTCSKPESCFATYDKYTFYSLYKNLFPMPETIYTTKFINNPFEFPLIIKPRKSGSSKGVFIIHNKEEYERYLNQNLKEFHEILIQKYIKGTEITISYIQKKEDFVLLPILEIIPKKEFYDYEAKYTEGLTTLIPWKHTPEKILNKIENIGKTILNLLQFKDMLRIDAILTENEIYVLEVNTVPGLTDLSDLPTSAKAVGITFDDLIRIILQNHNIY
- a CDS encoding NUDIX hydrolase; translation: MNEQILAVSNRIINEKINADFKNFIKIKFSDFGKILEYGNFYERNKIESDNNFRQIIPYVVFKNKENKILVLKRTQNQGEKRLHNKISIGIGGHINKNDIGISKEQTFFNGMDREINEELWLTSNSKYIYKGIINDDSEEVSNVHLGILFIGFVEHAEIKEVENFQSKWLKKEEILQMPYVNLEGWTKIALENI
- the hslV gene encoding ATP-dependent protease subunit HslV, which produces MQFNGTTIIGVKKNGKTVIGGDGQVTMGETVFKGNAKKVRRIGDGKVISGFAGSVADALALYERFEGKYKASHGNLMKAAVDLTKEWRMDKALRRLEALLLVADKENMLLISGNGEVMEPQENAIAIGSGGPYAYAAAMALLRNTELDAEEIAKQSLKIAGEICIYTNDNITLEIIE
- a CDS encoding ABC transporter permease — protein: MKKNKSINGPLRDFWNEFKQYKYGVVGIIFLIVFIILVVFERFLVPFPEASSRWRDITYWEDNPRSVPPVWINFFTSKDYTPTVYFEDLEFAENQLAPTITAMNYVLEYEYDYDIPPVDMILRGRYQGNFTANIVVERPDGTTVNLVNKNFTAPTMRDFRISLVNEAQNSVRNFARRYQPNVPQNISIFSILFSQANENIISSPQPLKGTYKFNINLIKTSSNTVIEEPIFIVSGSASGLLGTDNSKRDIWSGLVAGLKWALFIGLFTSAISVGVGVIYGVVSAYYGGIVDSIMQRIWEVFINIPLLPVLIVLSAIFQPSIWTLIIMMCLFFWVGPVKTVRSMALQIKEETFVEAAKALGASNSRIIFRHIVPMLIPYAFASMALNVPSAIVYEATVSLLGLGDASIVTWGQILHDAFSGGAVISGYWWWIVPPGIAIALVGMTFAFLGFAMDTILNPKLRTR